From a region of the Odoribacter splanchnicus DSM 20712 genome:
- a CDS encoding exodeoxyribonuclease III produces the protein MKIITYNVNGLRSALSKGFTDWLAEELPDIVCLQETKAQPDQIPTLEFEALGYRSFFFSAEKKGYSGVAILTRITPDHLEYGMGMQEYDREGRFLRADYGDLSIVSVYHPSGTTGEERQAFKMKWLEDFRHYVMKLSKTRKKLILCGDYNICHRPIDIHDPVRNANSSGFLPEEREWMSLFLESGFTDTFRYFHPEEPHQYTWWSFRANARNNNKGWRIDYCMVSPEVIPLLKDAYILPQVKHSDHCPAVVELKVL, from the coding sequence ATAAAAATTATCACTTATAACGTCAATGGCCTGCGTAGTGCTTTATCGAAAGGATTTACGGACTGGCTGGCAGAAGAGCTACCGGATATTGTCTGTTTACAGGAAACGAAAGCCCAACCGGATCAAATTCCCACACTTGAATTCGAAGCTTTAGGTTATCGTTCTTTCTTTTTCTCAGCCGAGAAAAAAGGCTACAGTGGGGTAGCCATCCTGACTAGAATCACCCCCGATCATCTGGAATACGGAATGGGGATGCAGGAATACGATCGGGAAGGACGTTTCTTGCGGGCCGATTACGGCGACCTTTCTATTGTCAGTGTCTACCATCCTTCAGGCACCACCGGAGAGGAAAGACAAGCCTTTAAAATGAAATGGCTCGAAGACTTCCGGCATTATGTTATGAAACTCAGCAAAACCCGTAAAAAACTGATCCTTTGCGGGGATTATAACATCTGCCATCGTCCGATCGACATTCACGATCCGGTACGGAATGCCAACAGTAGTGGTTTCCTACCCGAAGAACGGGAATGGATGAGCCTGTTCCTGGAATCAGGATTTACCGATACTTTCCGGTATTTTCATCCCGAAGAACCTCATCAATACACCTGGTGGAGTTTCCGGGCGAATGCGCGGAACAACAATAAAGGCTGGCGTATCGACTACTGCATGGTCAGCCCGGAAGTCATCCCTCTGCTAAAAGATGCCTATATTCTACCCCAGGTAAAGCACTCGGACCACTGTCCGGCAGTCGTTGAATTGAAAGTACTCTAA
- a CDS encoding M18 family aminopeptidase, whose product MEKQAALDLLEFIHESPTNFHAVLSIKQRLQAHGFKQLFSGEAWHIEHGGKYFVTKNHSSLYAFIPGNGNLAEEGFKLICAHSDSPTFRIKPHAEMPVEGKYLKLNTEVYGGPIMYTWFDRPLSMAGRVMVKSDKPLKPATQFINFDRPLLEIPHIAIHFNRAVNDQGNPLSKQRDMLPVIAMINETFEKDNFLLKLIAQEMNIPAEDILDFDLTLYEYGKGTLFGLNNEFISSGRLDDLAMVHAGLTALLDSKPCNKTKVLAIFDNEEVGSGTKQGAASPILRTILERVAFNQGYKIEELYRAIHNSFMISADMAHALHPNYPEKHDPTNHPIMNQGPVIKINANQKYITDGDSAAVFATICKMAGVPYQTFVNHSDMAGGSTLGNILLTQMEMRGVDIGNPMWAMHSVRETAGVLDQDYVIKAFTTFYNI is encoded by the coding sequence ATGGAAAAACAAGCCGCTTTGGATCTGCTCGAATTTATACACGAGAGTCCGACCAACTTCCATGCTGTCCTCAGCATCAAACAACGCCTTCAGGCTCATGGTTTCAAACAGCTTTTTTCAGGAGAAGCCTGGCATATCGAACACGGGGGTAAATATTTCGTGACCAAGAATCATTCTTCTTTATATGCTTTTATTCCGGGCAACGGTAATTTGGCAGAAGAAGGCTTTAAACTGATTTGTGCACATAGTGATTCTCCGACTTTCCGGATCAAACCCCATGCAGAAATGCCGGTGGAAGGGAAATACCTGAAACTGAACACAGAAGTTTACGGAGGCCCGATCATGTATACCTGGTTCGACCGGCCTCTGTCTATGGCCGGACGGGTCATGGTCAAGAGTGACAAACCCCTTAAACCGGCCACTCAATTCATCAATTTCGACCGGCCGTTGCTTGAAATACCCCATATCGCCATCCATTTCAACCGGGCAGTAAACGATCAGGGTAATCCGCTCAGCAAGCAAAGAGATATGCTTCCTGTCATAGCCATGATCAACGAGACTTTCGAAAAAGACAATTTCCTTCTGAAGCTTATTGCTCAGGAAATGAATATTCCGGCAGAAGATATCCTGGATTTCGACCTCACCTTATATGAATATGGTAAAGGAACTTTATTCGGACTAAACAACGAATTTATCTCTTCCGGCCGGTTGGACGACCTGGCTATGGTTCATGCAGGCCTGACGGCTCTTCTCGATTCCAAGCCATGTAATAAGACCAAAGTGTTAGCCATCTTCGACAACGAAGAAGTAGGCAGCGGCACCAAACAAGGTGCAGCATCACCGATACTGCGGACTATTCTGGAACGGGTAGCTTTCAACCAAGGTTATAAAATCGAAGAGCTCTACCGGGCCATACACAATTCTTTTATGATCTCGGCCGATATGGCTCATGCCTTGCATCCTAATTATCCCGAAAAACACGATCCGACCAACCATCCGATCATGAACCAGGGACCGGTAATCAAAATCAACGCAAACCAAAAATATATAACTGACGGTGATTCGGCAGCTGTATTCGCTACAATTTGTAAGATGGCCGGTGTACCTTATCAGACTTTTGTCAATCATTCGGATATGGCAGGAGGTTCTACCTTGGGAAATATCCTCCTGACGCAAATGGAAATGCGCGGAGTAGATATAGGTAACCCCATGTGGGCCATGCACTCTGTTCGTGAAACAGCCGGTGTGCTCGATCAGGATTATGTGATCAAAGCGTTTACGACTTTCTATAACATTTAA
- a CDS encoding Dps family protein produces MKTKNLIGLDSENAQQVVNLLNELLANYQIYYQNLRGFHWNVRGNRFFVLHAKFEELYNDAIEKVDEIAERILTLGGVPLHSYAAYTKVATLKAKENVTDGDACLRAVVEDVQVLLKQEREILSVAAEIGDDGTQDVFSSYVSSQEKLLWMLDAYLNQK; encoded by the coding sequence ATGAAAACGAAAAATTTAATCGGATTGGATTCAGAGAATGCTCAACAAGTAGTAAACCTTTTAAATGAGTTGTTAGCCAACTATCAGATTTATTATCAGAATCTGCGTGGATTTCATTGGAACGTCAGAGGTAACCGTTTCTTCGTTCTGCATGCTAAATTTGAAGAGTTGTACAACGATGCTATCGAAAAGGTAGATGAAATTGCTGAACGTATTCTTACTTTAGGTGGTGTACCTTTGCATTCTTATGCAGCTTATACTAAAGTGGCTACTTTGAAAGCTAAAGAAAATGTTACTGACGGAGATGCTTGTTTGCGGGCTGTTGTAGAGGATGTGCAGGTATTGTTGAAACAGGAACGTGAAATTTTGAGTGTCGCTGCAGAGATTGGGGACGATGGGACTCAGGATGTGTTTTCTTCTTATGTTTCAAGTCAGGAAAAGCTGTTGTGGATGCTCGATGCCTATCTGAATCAGAAATGA
- a CDS encoding DMT family transporter, which translates to MTKDKWLGHGAILATNLIFGLNTPIAKTIVPEWISPYALTFVRMVFATLVFWGIGLLAPKEEVGKRDLWTIFGGALFGLVGAQVSFANALLYTSPVNITIIAAMTPLAVMLIAALILKEPVTFKKAAGVLIGASGALLIIFQSSAINTDSSGNWIGNLLCIVNVITYAIYLVITRPISQRYSAITLMKWMFLFSALISFPPGISDLPEAKVFGTESNPFVILKLSYIVIMATGIAYFLVPMALKRIRPTTASMYNNLQPIIASIIAILIGQDVFSWDKPIAALLVFTGVYLVTQSKAKEEVKGIK; encoded by the coding sequence ATGACAAAAGACAAATGGCTGGGACATGGAGCAATACTGGCTACGAATCTGATTTTCGGCTTAAATACGCCCATAGCGAAAACCATTGTCCCGGAATGGATCAGTCCGTATGCTCTTACCTTTGTAAGGATGGTTTTTGCTACCCTTGTTTTTTGGGGTATCGGCTTACTGGCTCCGAAAGAAGAAGTCGGAAAACGGGATCTATGGACGATCTTTGGGGGTGCCTTATTCGGTCTGGTAGGGGCACAAGTATCTTTTGCCAATGCCCTTCTGTACACCTCACCGGTCAATATTACCATCATTGCAGCCATGACCCCGCTCGCGGTTATGCTGATCGCAGCCCTGATATTAAAAGAGCCCGTCACATTCAAAAAAGCTGCCGGAGTTTTGATCGGAGCATCGGGTGCCTTACTGATCATTTTTCAATCGTCGGCTATAAATACCGATTCATCCGGCAATTGGATAGGTAACCTACTTTGCATCGTTAATGTAATCACTTATGCCATCTATTTAGTCATCACCCGTCCTATCTCACAACGTTATTCCGCCATCACTCTGATGAAATGGATGTTTTTATTTTCAGCCCTTATCTCTTTTCCTCCCGGTATTTCCGATCTGCCGGAAGCTAAAGTCTTCGGCACAGAAAGCAACCCATTCGTTATCCTGAAACTGAGTTATATAGTCATTATGGCAACCGGCATCGCTTACTTCCTGGTTCCTATGGCTTTGAAACGAATTCGTCCCACTACAGCCAGTATGTACAACAATTTACAGCCGATCATCGCTTCCATTATAGCGATTCTTATCGGACAAGATGTATTCAGCTGGGACAAACCGATCGCCGCTTTACTGGTATTTACAGGTGTGTACCTTGTGACACAAAGCAAAGCGAAAGAAGAAGTAAAAGGTATAAAGTAA